A genome region from Hemitrygon akajei chromosome 14, sHemAka1.3, whole genome shotgun sequence includes the following:
- the LOC140738465 gene encoding polyubiquitin-B-like — protein MRLQVKFITGEGIELDVDPSIQVSTLKMKIQQKTNVPISQQRLMVQNGQSVEMQDNRSLSYYNLNPSPTVMLLVRKEESMQIFLQNDQGKTRTYDVQPSETVQSFKEQVHRQEGVRPEQQRLVYNSKQLEDGRLLSDYNIRPRTTIFLTLRLRGGMRLQVKFITGEGIELDVDPSIQVSTLKMKIQQKTNVPISQQRLMVQNGQSVEMQDNRSLSYYNLNPSPTVMLLVRKEESMQIFLQNDKGKTTTYDVLPSETVQSFKEQVHRQEGVRPEQQRLVYNSKQLEDGRLLSDYNIRPRTTIFLTLRLRGG, from the exons ATGAGACTTCAGGTGAAGTTTATCACCGGCGAGGGTATCGAACTTGATGTCGACCCTTCCATTCAAGTGTCGACTCTCAAGATGAAAATCCAGCAAAAGACCAACGTGCCCATTTCCCAACAGCGTCTGATGGTACAAAATGGTCAAAGCGTGGAGATGCAGGACAACAGAAGCCTAAGCTACTACAACCTCAACCCCAGCCCCACCGTGATGCTGCTGGTCAGAAAAGAGGAATCCATGCAGATATTTCTCCAGAACGACCAGGGGAAAACCAGGACCTACGATGTGCAGCCCTCTGAGACCGTGCAGAGTTTTAAAGAGCAGGTCCATCGGCAGGAGGGCGTCAGACCCGAACAGCAGCGCCTGGTTTATAACAGCAAACAGTTGGAGGATGGCCGACTGCTCTCCGACTACAACATCAGACCACGAACCACCATCTTTCTGACACTCCGTCTAC GGGGGGGG ATGAGACTTCAGGTGAAGTTTATCACCGGCGAGGGTATCGAACTTGATGTCGACCCTTCCATTCAAGTGTCGACTCTCAAGATGAAAATCCAGCAAAAGACCAATGTGCCCATTTCCCAACAGCGTCTGATGGTACAAAATGGTCAAAGCGTGGAGATGCAGGACAACAGAAGCCTAAGCTACTACAACCTCAACCCCAGCCCCACCGTGATGCTGCTGGTCAGGAAAGAGGAATCCATGCAGATATTTCTCCAGAATGACAAGGGGAAAACCACGACCTACGATGTGCTGCCCTCTGAGACCGTGCAGAGTTTTAAAGAGCAGGTCCATCGGCAGGAGGGCGTCAGACCCGAACAGCAGCGCCTGGTTTATAACAGCAAACAGTTGGAGGATGGCCGACTGCTCTCCGACTACAACATCAGACCACGAACCACCATCTTTCTGACACTCCGTCTACGTGGAGGCTGA
- the LOC140738456 gene encoding 2'-5'-oligoadenylate synthase 1-like, with the protein MELDKIQPNKLDDFIKNNLEPSGFSVEVKEAVNRICEFLRNQCFTKQPNVKVIRAVKGGSSGKGTALKKSSDADIVVFLSCFTSFQLQRDTRHEILEEIQTMLDKCSKSLAYSVNNINVNIVKQSITSPKSLSFELQSRKSSESVSFDVLPTYDALTPQCNTSKAHLELIQFEKHNEITDGEFSACFTELQRRFVKRQFPKVKDLIRLLKYWYKEYVKPRKSELKNGARLPAKYALELLTIYAWEKGNHEERFDTAEGFRTVLELICRYQDLCIYWTDYYDVNNAVFVEFLIKKLHNRRPIILDPADPTGNVASSDGWNVMKDEARKWLRMPCVSNVEAWVVEPVKTFGVTVTALDGNWFQQNASIYSKVSQIKHSIQEEWNIPALQQRLLFKDTILNDQKTLLDSKIFFDAKIQLLTLGLMEIFVSINGRDRTIQVLPNDKVSSLKDKIESLERIQRSQYYLTFQSTPLEDARTLQSYGIKQHSTILVNLRLRGGSEIQLSNAVDPN; encoded by the exons ATGGAGCTAGACAAAATACAGCCCAACAAACTGGACGACTTCATTAAAAATAACTTGGAGCCAAGCGGGTTTAGTGTCGAGGTGAAGGAAGCCGTGAACAGGATCTGCGAGTTTTTAAGAAATCAGTGTTTCACCAAACAACCCAACGTTAAGGTGATCAGAGCCGTTAAG GGTGGATCTTCAGGAAAAGGAACAGCTTTAAAAAAGAGCTCGGATGCAGATATCGTAGTCTTTCTCAGTTGCTTCACGAGTTTCCAGCTCCAGAGAGACACCAGGCATGAAATTCTTGAGGAAATTCAGACAATGCTGGATAAATGTTCTAAAAGCCTTGCATATTCAGTCAATAATATCAATGTCAACATCGTAAAGCAAAGTATCACATCGCCAAAATCTTTAAGCTTTGAGCTGCAATCAAGGAAGAGCTCAGAGAGTGTGTCATTTGATGTTCTGCCAACCTATGATGCATTAA CACCACAGTGTAATACAAGTAAAGCACATCTTGAACTAATCCAATTTGAAAAACATAATGAGATCACAGATGGAGAATTCTCTGCTTGTTTTACTGAACTTCAGAGAAGATTTGTGAAACGGCAGTTTCCAAAGGTTAAAGACTTAATTCGCCTGCTGAAATATTGGTACAAGGAG TATGTCAAACCACGGAAATCAGAGCTGAAAAATGGAGCACGACTGCCTGCAAAGTATGCCTTGGAATTATTGACCATTTACGCCTGGGAGAAAGGTAATCACGAAGAGAGATTTGACACGGCTGAAGGGTTCCGCACAGTCCTGGAATTGATCTGCCGATATCAGGATCTGTGTATCTACTGGACTGACTACTATGACGTCAATAATGCAGTATTTGTGGAGTTCTTAATCAAGAAACTCCACAACAGAAG ACCGATCATTCTTGACCCAGCTGATCCAACTGGAAATGTGGCTTCATCAGATGGTTGGAATGTTATGAAAGATGAGGCCAGGAAATGGCTAAGGATGCCTTGCGTCTCTAATGTTGAGGCATGGGTCGTCGAG CCAGTGAAGACATTTGGAGTCACGGTGACGGCCCTGGATGGTAACTGGTTTCAGCAAAATGCCAGCATTTACAGTAAGGTCTCTCAGATCAAACACAGCATCCAGGAAGAGTGGAACATCCCAGCTTTACAGCAACGCCTGCTATTCAAAGACACCATTCTGAATGATCAGAAAACCTTGCTGGATTCAAAGATCTTCTTTGATGCAAaaatccagctgctcaccctggGTTTAATGGAGATATTTGTCAGCATAAATGGGCGTGACCGGACAATCCAGGTTTTGCCAAATGACAAGGTTTCAAGTTTAAAAGATAAAATTGAATCCCTGGAGCGAATCCAGCGAAGCCAGTACTACTTAACCTTTCAATCAACGCCGCTTGAAGATGCACGTACACTGCAATCTTATGGCATTAAGCAACATTCTACCATCCTTGTCAACCTGAGATTGCGTGGTGGCAGTGAGATTCAACTTTCTAATGCAGTGGATCCTAACTGA